The Kaistella daneshvariae genomic sequence ATGGATTTCCTTGGCCGAAGCGGTAAAAAAGAAAAAAAGCAGTAAAAAGGGCAGTATTTTTTTCAGCATTATTATGTTTTGCATTTTAGGTGACGAAATTAATCATTATTTTCGTAAAAAGTTTTTTGATGTCTGATTTTCTGTTTTATTTAAACCTTGGCTGGGAACACATTATTTCTTTGGATGCGCTTGATCATCAGCTTTTCATTTTGGTTTTGGTGGCGGCGTATTTCTATAAAGACTGGCGCAAAATCCTGCTTTTGGTTACGGCGTTTACCATCGGACATTCCATCACACTTGCCTTCAGCGTTTTAGATTTGGTGAGATTGCCCTCAACTTTGGTGGAAATCTTAATTCCGATAACCATTGTTTTAACGGCGTTGGACAATATTTTATTTCGTGAAAACCGTCAAAAATTAATGAAGATCAATTATGTTTTAGCACTTTTTTTTGGTTTGATTCACGGTGTAGGTTTCGCGAACACGGCGCGAATGGCGATGGCAGCAGAACAAACCATTGCAGTGCCGCTTTTAGGTTTTAATATCGGTTTAGAACTTGGTCAAATTACTGTTGTCCTGTTAATCATGGCAATATTCTATCTGCTTTCTAAATTTTTAAAACTTCAGCAAAAATATTGGATCACGGGAATTTCAGTAGTTGCAATTTTGCTTTCATGCCAGATGATTTTAGAACGTTTCTAAAAAAATCCGTCTTATTTTGCCATTTTTTTTAGTTTTTTAAGTACACTGAAAAGTTTAATTTTGCGAATACCGCAGAAAAAGTTTGCTTCTGTCGTGGTTTTCTGGAAAAAAAAACTAATATTTACATAATATTTTAATTTGAAAATCTCACTAAGCATCTATGAAAATTAAGTTCCTGGCACTGGTCTTTTGTTCAGCCGTGTTTTCCGCGCAGAACATTCAAAACAATCCTACAAGCAATCACGGCAATAAATTCGAACAGCTTGGCACTATTCTGCCCACTCCAAATGTTTACAGAACCGGTTCCGGTGCACCCGGACAAGGTTATTGGCAAAACCGCGCAGATTACGACATCACCGCGTATTTGGATGAGGACAAAAGAAATTTAAAAGGTTCGGAAACCATCACTTATTATAACAATTCTCCCGATGATCTGGAATATTTGTGGTTGCAACTGGATGAAAACGAGCAGTCTTCAGTAAAAAATGCGGGTTATGATTCAGAGTCATTTTTACCGAAAAGAGCAACTTCTGATGATTTGAAAGTGAGCGATTTACCGGCCAAAAATAATGGTTACGGCGTGAACTTAGAAAAAGTAACCGATGCTTCAGGAAAAGCTTTACCATACATCGTGAACAAAACGATGATGCGCATTGACTTGCCAAAAGTCCTGAAAAAAGGCGAAAAAATTACCTTTAAGATAGACTGGAATTACAACATTCCAAACCGTATCGAAATGGGCGGCCGCGGCGGTTATGAATTTTTCCCGGAGGACGGAAATGATTTGTACACCATCACGCAATGGTACCCGAGAATGTGTGTTTACAGCGATTTCCGCGGTTGGCAGCACAATCAGTTTACCGGTCGTGGGGAATTTGCTTTAGCTTTTGGAGATTTTAAAGTTTCAATGAATGTTCCTGCCGATCATATTGTGGCAGCAACAGGTTCGGGAAAAAATTTCGAGGATGTTTTGACTTCCGCACAGCTTGCGCGTTGGAAACAGGCACAAAATGCAAGCGAACCAGTGGAAATAGTAACTTTAGACGAAGCTA encodes the following:
- a CDS encoding HupE/UreJ family protein produces the protein MSDFLFYLNLGWEHIISLDALDHQLFILVLVAAYFYKDWRKILLLVTAFTIGHSITLAFSVLDLVRLPSTLVEILIPITIVLTALDNILFRENRQKLMKINYVLALFFGLIHGVGFANTARMAMAAEQTIAVPLLGFNIGLELGQITVVLLIMAIFYLLSKFLKLQQKYWITGISVVAILLSCQMILERF